A region from the Nostoc sp. HK-01 genome encodes:
- a CDS encoding signal peptide peptidase SppA, 67K type: MNNFLKQTVASLIGSLLGLFIFCGISTTGLLLLLFAIAASQDVSPIVKDKSVVVFDLSLNITDREPSAGEELQKTLSGNPEDRITLLKVLDAIEKARKDPKIVGIYLDGTHGAGSNLGFASLKEIRKALEEFRAAGKKVVAYGQDWGKKEYYLSSVADTLVLNPLGAIEVNGLSSQQMFLAGALQKFGIGVQVVRVGKFKGAVEPLILNKLSPENREQTQKLLDDVWSEWRTTVGASRKINPQKLQAIADNQAIVEAPVAKTNGLVDKVAYHDQVVADLKQLTGSDQNDKTFRQVDLSEYAQFIHKSQSVERESNNKIAVVYAEGEIVDGKGDDEQVGGDRFAKIFNKIRQDKNIKAVVLRINSPGGSATAAEVMQREIRLTHEIKPVVVSMGDVAASGGYWIASDSSRIFAEPNTITGSIGVFGILFNGEKLANDNGITWDVVKTARYADNQTVSRPKSPQELALYQRSVNRIYSLFLNKVSQGRKLPAQKVAEIAQGRVWSGVAAKQIGLVDEIGGLNAALQYAAKKANLGNNWQLKEYPKESSLNEILFGKAVEEASAKFKIQGQQIKASAPLTAEFQKLQQELESFQSMNDPNGIYARLPFNLKIE, encoded by the coding sequence ATGAATAATTTTCTTAAACAAACTGTTGCCAGTTTAATCGGCAGCTTACTAGGTCTATTTATTTTCTGTGGAATTAGTACTACCGGGCTATTACTACTATTGTTTGCGATCGCAGCTTCTCAAGATGTTAGTCCAATAGTCAAAGATAAGTCTGTAGTAGTGTTTGACTTATCCTTAAATATTACCGATCGAGAACCCAGTGCAGGGGAAGAGTTACAAAAAACATTATCAGGTAATCCAGAAGACCGGATCACACTCCTCAAAGTTCTAGATGCTATAGAGAAAGCCCGAAAAGATCCGAAAATTGTCGGCATATATTTAGATGGAACACATGGAGCAGGTAGCAACCTGGGCTTCGCTTCCCTCAAAGAAATTCGCAAAGCCTTAGAAGAATTTCGCGCCGCAGGGAAAAAAGTAGTTGCGTATGGACAAGATTGGGGCAAAAAAGAATATTACCTCAGTTCCGTAGCTGATACCTTAGTTCTGAATCCCTTGGGAGCAATCGAAGTCAATGGTTTGAGCAGCCAACAGATGTTCTTAGCAGGAGCATTACAGAAATTTGGTATTGGAGTTCAGGTTGTCAGGGTTGGTAAATTTAAAGGTGCTGTCGAACCCTTAATTCTCAACAAACTGAGTCCCGAAAATCGTGAACAAACACAGAAATTACTAGACGATGTGTGGAGTGAGTGGCGGACTACAGTTGGTGCAAGTCGGAAAATCAACCCGCAAAAATTGCAGGCGATCGCCGATAATCAAGCCATAGTCGAAGCACCTGTAGCTAAAACTAATGGTTTGGTTGATAAAGTGGCATACCATGATCAAGTAGTTGCCGATTTAAAACAACTCACAGGTAGTGATCAAAACGATAAAACTTTCCGTCAAGTAGACCTTTCAGAATACGCTCAATTTATTCATAAATCCCAAAGTGTCGAAAGAGAATCTAACAATAAAATTGCCGTAGTTTATGCCGAAGGCGAAATTGTTGATGGTAAAGGTGATGATGAACAAGTAGGAGGTGATCGCTTTGCTAAAATATTCAACAAAATCCGCCAAGATAAAAATATCAAAGCCGTTGTCTTAAGAATTAACAGTCCCGGCGGTAGTGCAACAGCAGCCGAAGTCATGCAGCGAGAAATCCGGTTAACCCATGAAATCAAACCTGTAGTAGTATCAATGGGTGATGTTGCTGCCTCTGGAGGTTACTGGATAGCCAGTGATTCTAGCCGCATTTTTGCCGAACCAAATACAATCACTGGTTCAATAGGTGTATTTGGTATCCTGTTCAACGGAGAAAAATTGGCGAATGATAACGGCATCACTTGGGATGTCGTCAAAACAGCACGCTATGCTGATAATCAAACTGTCTCTCGTCCAAAATCCCCCCAAGAACTAGCACTTTATCAGCGCAGTGTGAACCGTATTTACAGTCTATTTCTCAATAAAGTTTCCCAAGGGCGCAAACTACCAGCACAAAAAGTCGCAGAAATTGCCCAAGGACGGGTTTGGTCTGGTGTAGCAGCTAAACAAATTGGTTTAGTAGACGAAATCGGTGGACTGAATGCAGCTTTACAATACGCCGCCAAAAAAGCAAATTTAGGTAACAATTGGCAGTTAAAAGAATACCCCAAAGAAAGCAGTTTAAACGAAATTTTGTTTGGCAAAGCCGTTGAAGAGGCTAGTGCAAAGTTCAAAATTCAGGGACAACAAATCAAAGCATCTGCGCCTCTGACTGCGGAATTTCAAAAGCTGCAACAAGAATTAGAGTCATTCCAAAGTATGAATGACCCTAATGGAATTTATGCGCGTTTGCCGTTTAATTTAAAAATCGAGTAA
- a CDS encoding Cd/Co/Hg/Pb/Zn-translocating P-type ATPase, protein MTPLTAQLVSPAVKKSSETEVKEEVPLGAKVYETVSTVVLAPQSYQSKNSKASLAKNYKRSHQPISQVVYSVVHSVPGRIRLRIPKLRDNNAYMQRLQTLLEVDPLVTSVKIKPAAASLVVIYKSSQVSDTKMRSRLSCLIMTANDGNVVLLDQKKSIDIKPKEDAAESAWPGLQLSAVATGLAVLGGPLGFAVPPIMVAGTIALATLPVFQRAIAGIVIQRKLTIDVLDLLAIVITTVQGQFLTPALMLSLIEIGENIRDRTARSSKMQTLDLLNSLGQFVWVERDGEKVQISIKEVSSGDTVIVYPGEQVPVDGSIIRGKALLDEQKLTGESVPVLKSKGQPVFASTLVREGSIYILAERIGNDTRAGQSIKLMEEAPVHDTRMENCAIKIAEKAVIPTLLLGAGVFAVTRNAARAASVLTLDFATGIRVSVPTTVLAALTYAARHGILIRSGRALEQLAEVDTIVFDKTGTLTKGEVAVIGVDSFHPEVSSDRVLAIAAAAEQRLTHPVAEAVIRYAEAQQTVIPSRSKWNYKLGLGVEAEIYGEPVYVGSERFLRQQGVDMEVLNDSNRINSVIYVASNGQLLGRIRYSDVLRPETREVINHLLTVEGVEVHILTGDNQRTAKAVAAELGITPANTHAEAFPEQKAAVVRELHEQGKTVAFVGDGINDSPALAYADVSVSFAHGSEIARETADVVLMENDLHGILEAIALARNAKKLIRQNTSIVAIPNIAAMAIAVLFGLNPLGATVVNNGSTIVAGVNGLRPILKNSPKKALSSAR, encoded by the coding sequence ATGACACCATTGACAGCACAACTAGTATCGCCAGCAGTTAAAAAATCTTCGGAGACTGAGGTAAAAGAAGAAGTACCTCTAGGTGCGAAGGTTTACGAAACCGTAAGTACAGTGGTTTTAGCTCCACAAAGTTATCAGAGTAAGAATAGCAAAGCGTCTCTTGCTAAAAACTATAAACGCTCTCATCAGCCAATTTCTCAAGTTGTTTACAGCGTTGTCCATTCAGTTCCTGGCAGAATACGATTACGTATTCCAAAGTTGCGTGATAACAACGCATATATGCAGCGCCTACAAACTTTGTTGGAAGTTGATCCCCTCGTTACCAGCGTCAAAATTAAACCTGCGGCGGCCTCATTAGTTGTTATCTATAAATCTAGTCAAGTCAGCGATACCAAAATGCGATCGCGTCTTAGTTGTCTGATTATGACGGCTAATGATGGCAATGTTGTGCTGTTGGATCAGAAAAAGTCTATTGATATCAAACCTAAAGAAGATGCAGCAGAAAGCGCTTGGCCAGGATTGCAACTTTCGGCTGTAGCCACTGGGTTAGCGGTGTTAGGTGGGCCGTTAGGATTTGCTGTTCCACCAATTATGGTAGCGGGAACCATTGCTTTAGCCACATTGCCAGTCTTCCAAAGAGCGATCGCGGGGATCGTCATACAGCGTAAACTGACTATTGATGTGTTGGATTTGTTGGCAATTGTGATTACCACAGTCCAAGGTCAGTTTCTCACACCAGCATTGATGCTGAGTTTAATCGAAATTGGGGAAAATATCCGCGATCGCACTGCCCGTTCTTCCAAAATGCAGACATTAGATCTGCTCAATTCTCTAGGACAATTTGTTTGGGTAGAACGTGATGGTGAGAAGGTACAAATCTCGATCAAAGAAGTCAGCAGTGGCGATACAGTCATTGTCTATCCCGGCGAACAAGTCCCAGTCGATGGCAGTATTATCCGCGGTAAAGCCTTACTAGATGAGCAGAAACTCACAGGTGAATCAGTCCCCGTCTTAAAGTCCAAAGGACAACCTGTGTTTGCTTCCACATTGGTACGGGAAGGCAGCATCTACATCTTGGCGGAACGCATAGGTAACGACACCCGCGCCGGACAGAGTATCAAGCTGATGGAAGAAGCTCCAGTCCATGATACGCGAATGGAAAACTGCGCCATCAAAATCGCCGAAAAAGCAGTTATACCCACCTTGTTGTTAGGCGCAGGCGTGTTTGCTGTCACTCGCAACGCCGCTAGAGCCGCCAGCGTCCTCACCCTCGACTTTGCCACCGGGATCAGGGTATCAGTCCCGACAACAGTTTTAGCAGCTTTGACTTACGCCGCCCGCCACGGTATTCTCATCCGCAGTGGTCGCGCCTTAGAACAATTGGCAGAAGTTGACACTATCGTTTTTGATAAGACTGGTACTTTAACTAAGGGTGAGGTTGCCGTCATTGGTGTTGATAGTTTCCATCCAGAAGTCTCCAGCGATAGAGTATTAGCTATAGCCGCCGCCGCCGAACAGCGTCTCACCCACCCAGTCGCCGAGGCTGTCATCCGTTATGCCGAAGCACAACAAACCGTGATTCCTAGCCGCAGCAAGTGGAACTATAAACTTGGTTTGGGTGTGGAAGCAGAGATTTATGGCGAACCTGTTTATGTCGGTAGCGAGCGCTTCTTGCGTCAGCAAGGCGTAGATATGGAAGTTCTCAACGATAGCAATCGGATAAATTCTGTTATTTATGTCGCCAGTAATGGGCAACTTCTCGGTAGAATAAGATATAGTGATGTTCTACGTCCAGAAACGCGGGAAGTAATTAACCATCTATTGACGGTCGAAGGTGTAGAAGTTCATATCCTCACCGGCGACAACCAACGCACAGCCAAAGCTGTAGCGGCAGAACTGGGAATTACCCCAGCCAATACCCACGCAGAAGCATTCCCCGAACAAAAAGCCGCAGTTGTCCGCGAACTGCACGAACAAGGTAAGACAGTTGCCTTTGTAGGAGATGGAATCAACGACTCCCCAGCCTTAGCCTACGCTGATGTTTCGGTATCCTTCGCTCACGGTTCAGAAATTGCTCGTGAGACCGCAGATGTCGTGCTGATGGAAAATGACTTACATGGAATTTTAGAGGCGATCGCCCTGGCACGCAACGCCAAAAAATTGATTCGTCAAAATACAAGTATTGTTGCTATTCCTAATATTGCAGCAATGGCGATCGCTGTGCTATTTGGGCTAAACCCCCTAGGCGCAACGGTAGTTAACAATGGTTCAACAATCGTTGCAGGTGTTAACGGTTTACGTCCAATTCTTAAAAATTCCCCTAAGAAAGCTCTATCATCAGCAAGATGA
- a CDS encoding peptide deformylase has protein sequence MADLLPIVQLGDPVIRQKATWIDNIHDEKIQKLIDDLIATVSEANGVGIAAPQVAEQQRLFIVASRPNPRYPNAPTMEPTAIINPRIVSHSPEIVKGWEGCLCIPGIRGFVPRYQTIEVEYYDRYGQLQKQEFSDFVARIFQHEYDHLDGIVFIDRVESTHDIITEQEYQKRVINIT, from the coding sequence ATGGCTGACTTACTACCAATTGTGCAGTTAGGCGACCCGGTAATTCGCCAAAAAGCAACTTGGATTGACAACATTCATGATGAGAAAATTCAAAAATTAATTGATGATTTAATTGCCACAGTTTCCGAAGCTAATGGAGTGGGGATTGCTGCACCGCAAGTTGCCGAACAACAGCGTTTATTTATTGTCGCTTCCCGCCCAAATCCTAGATATCCCAACGCTCCTACAATGGAACCTACCGCCATAATCAACCCCAGGATAGTGTCACATTCTCCAGAAATTGTTAAGGGATGGGAAGGTTGTTTATGTATCCCTGGTATTAGAGGATTTGTTCCTAGATATCAGACTATTGAAGTTGAATATTATGACCGATATGGGCAATTACAAAAGCAAGAATTCTCTGACTTTGTAGCGCGGATTTTTCAGCATGAGTACGATCATCTCGATGGGATTGTATTTATAGATCGCGTCGAAAGTACTCACGATATAATCACTGAGCAAGAATACCAAAAACGGGTAATTAACATTACTTAA